A region from the Riemerella anatipestifer genome encodes:
- a CDS encoding KUP/HAK/KT family potassium transporter: MSTLNGEHSHFDTKKLSLIGVLVSLGIVFGDIGTSPLYVMKAIVNARKDASIPFDEYIEGALSCIIWTLTIQTTIKYVLVSLRADNKGEGGILALFSLVKNLKKGWLYLIAILGASALIADGVITPSLTVMSAIEGLKIYNPETPVVPITLGILVAIFFVQQFGTSFIGKFFGPVMVLWFLALGGFGFFRLTEDLEVLKAFNPYYAYKLIAHSPSAIIIMGAVFLCTTGAEALYSDLGHCGAKNIRVSWVFVKIMLILNYLGQGAWILKYNHETLGSLNPFFGIMPDWFVLPSVILATLAAIIASQALITGSFTIFSEAMSLNFWPIHKIDYPSGVKGQMYIPKINWGLLLMCIVVVLYFKESEKMEAAYGLSITVTMLTTTLLLSFFLIKKRVNKLLIFLFLGIYGTIELGFFSANVIKFHEGGWITVVLAGFIGICMYAWYNGRMIKNRFIKFVKLENYISTIRDLKLDDSVPKYATNLAFFSRAKREDEIESKIIYSIIRAQPKRADHYFILNIINQENPYTFKYEIDEVLPGTIYKINFLLGFKIDRRINDYFQDVLEDMMNSEIISDKSNYPSLRSHNIPPDMKYVIIDNVYINDNLFTIKEKITMNIYNFVKKLGSNDFKAFGLATHNVVVESAPLLYSAAGDKRIQMDNFKTSN; encoded by the coding sequence ATGTCTACACTTAACGGAGAGCATTCTCATTTTGACACAAAAAAGCTCTCACTCATCGGAGTATTAGTCTCTTTAGGTATTGTTTTCGGAGACATAGGTACTTCTCCTCTCTATGTAATGAAAGCCATTGTTAATGCTAGAAAAGATGCTTCTATTCCTTTTGATGAATATATAGAAGGAGCTCTTTCTTGTATCATTTGGACGCTTACAATTCAAACCACTATAAAATATGTACTCGTTTCTTTAAGAGCGGATAATAAAGGTGAAGGTGGTATTTTAGCATTATTTTCATTAGTCAAAAATCTAAAAAAAGGGTGGCTATACCTAATTGCAATACTAGGCGCTTCTGCATTGATTGCAGACGGAGTAATAACACCATCACTTACAGTAATGTCTGCTATTGAGGGGTTGAAAATCTACAATCCCGAAACTCCGGTAGTTCCCATTACATTAGGGATACTGGTGGCAATCTTCTTTGTGCAACAATTTGGAACTTCGTTTATAGGTAAATTTTTTGGACCTGTAATGGTACTTTGGTTTTTAGCACTAGGAGGCTTCGGTTTTTTTCGTTTAACGGAAGACTTAGAAGTTTTAAAAGCCTTTAATCCTTACTATGCTTATAAACTTATAGCACATTCGCCTAGTGCCATTATTATCATGGGAGCGGTATTCCTTTGTACTACAGGAGCAGAAGCTCTTTACTCTGATTTGGGACATTGTGGCGCTAAAAATATTAGAGTGAGCTGGGTATTTGTTAAAATAATGCTTATTCTCAACTATTTAGGTCAAGGAGCTTGGATACTAAAATATAATCACGAAACTCTTGGTAGCCTCAACCCTTTCTTTGGAATAATGCCAGATTGGTTTGTTTTACCTTCAGTAATACTGGCTACTTTAGCAGCTATTATTGCTAGTCAAGCCCTTATTACAGGTTCTTTTACGATATTTTCAGAAGCAATGTCGCTCAATTTTTGGCCTATCCATAAAATAGATTACCCTTCTGGTGTTAAAGGACAAATGTATATTCCTAAAATTAATTGGGGACTTCTCCTTATGTGTATAGTAGTGGTACTTTACTTCAAAGAATCCGAAAAAATGGAAGCCGCTTATGGACTTTCTATCACGGTAACTATGCTTACTACTACCTTGCTACTATCTTTCTTCCTTATCAAAAAACGAGTTAATAAGTTATTGATTTTTTTATTTTTAGGCATTTATGGTACAATAGAGCTAGGCTTTTTCAGTGCTAATGTGATAAAATTTCACGAAGGCGGTTGGATTACGGTAGTTCTTGCTGGTTTTATAGGCATTTGTATGTATGCTTGGTATAATGGTAGAATGATAAAAAACAGATTTATAAAATTTGTAAAACTAGAGAATTATATTTCTACGATTAGAGACTTAAAACTAGATGATAGTGTGCCTAAATATGCTACCAACTTAGCCTTCTTCAGCCGTGCTAAAAGGGAAGATGAAATAGAATCTAAAATTATTTATTCCATAATTAGGGCTCAACCTAAGAGAGCTGATCATTATTTTATACTGAACATCATCAATCAAGAAAACCCTTATACTTTCAAATATGAAATAGATGAAGTATTACCTGGAACGATTTATAAAATCAATTTCTTGTTAGGGTTTAAAATAGATAGAAGAATTAACGATTATTTCCAAGACGTACTGGAAGATATGATGAACTCTGAGATTATCTCTGATAAGAGTAACTATCCATCTCTTAGAAGCCATAATATTCCTCCAGATATGAAGTATGTGATTATAGATAATGTCTATATAAATGACAATCTTTTCACCATAAAGGAAAAAATTACGATGAATATTTATAACTTTGTAAAAAAATTAGG
- a CDS encoding DUF6427 family protein has translation MFRLLSNEIKIFSIPIYIGVLFLMVIGFNALNFNTVEAFSGLFSFTGIALGYFLFNKIGLNYNRHVPFFIYTFVVFAFYEGNLDIGIAFNLFTNAFVLLILTTGEEVFKKNYYLIVGALLALGYLFLPTVWAFTIFVIIHLIATSDKIGLNIFRLVFGFMLVLLSYFGVMYLLGNNSFNPAYLPLITPRLQENYYPLYFLLPVLLMVFYAVANHFIHFNKKSPISRFKYTFILLYTLTQSITIFLYMGTVYEYLLFIALPVSIIVSRALRFMPKYWMQELGLWVVVLSLVLFKIGTFLDIKEIINL, from the coding sequence ATGTTCAGATTACTCTCAAATGAAATTAAAATTTTTTCTATTCCTATCTATATAGGTGTTTTGTTTCTTATGGTAATCGGGTTTAATGCTTTAAATTTCAATACTGTAGAGGCTTTTTCTGGTTTGTTTAGCTTCACGGGTATTGCTTTAGGGTATTTTTTATTTAATAAGATAGGACTGAACTATAATAGACACGTACCGTTTTTTATTTATACTTTCGTTGTATTTGCTTTTTATGAAGGAAATTTAGATATTGGGATAGCCTTTAATCTTTTCACTAATGCATTTGTATTACTTATTTTAACCACTGGAGAGGAAGTTTTTAAGAAAAATTACTATCTGATTGTGGGGGCGTTACTTGCTTTGGGATATTTATTTTTACCTACGGTGTGGGCATTTACCATTTTTGTAATTATCCATCTAATAGCAACTTCAGATAAAATAGGGCTCAATATATTTAGGCTAGTTTTTGGTTTTATGCTAGTATTATTGTCTTACTTTGGAGTAATGTATCTCCTTGGGAACAATTCATTTAATCCAGCTTATCTACCTTTAATTACGCCTCGACTTCAAGAGAATTACTATCCGTTATATTTTCTGCTACCTGTTTTACTGATGGTGTTTTATGCCGTTGCCAATCATTTTATTCATTTTAATAAGAAAAGCCCTATTAGTAGGTTTAAATACACCTTTATATTGTTATACACACTTACTCAATCTATAACGATATTTTTATATATGGGTACAGTGTATGAGTATCTGTTATTCATTGCCTTACCAGTAAGTATCATTGTAAGTAGAGCACTAAGATTTATGCCTAAATATTGGATGCAAGAGCTAGGGCTTTGGGTGGTAGTTTTGAGTTTAGTTTTGTTTAAAATAGGAACTTTTTTAGATATTAAAGAAATAATAAATTTATGA
- a CDS encoding DUF3109 family protein, translating to MIQIEDKLISEDLFSEEFVCNLNKCKGACCIEGDAGAPLEQSEVKILEDIYPKIKSYLRPEGIKAIEEQGTSVEDFEGDLVTPLIDNRDCAYVIFDENGITKCGIEKAYEEGAIDWQKPISCHLYPIRITEYSTFTAFNYHEWKICSDACTLGKELKVPVYKFLKTPLIRKYGEGFYQTLTEAAEEYERAFGNRE from the coding sequence ATGATTCAGATAGAAGATAAACTAATTTCAGAGGATTTGTTCTCAGAGGAATTTGTATGCAACCTTAACAAGTGTAAGGGAGCTTGTTGTATAGAGGGCGATGCTGGGGCTCCACTAGAGCAGTCGGAAGTAAAGATATTAGAGGACATTTATCCTAAAATTAAAAGCTATCTTCGTCCAGAGGGAATTAAAGCCATAGAAGAGCAAGGAACTTCCGTGGAAGATTTTGAGGGCGATTTGGTAACACCATTGATTGATAATAGAGATTGTGCTTATGTTATTTTTGATGAAAATGGTATCACCAAATGTGGTATAGAGAAGGCTTATGAAGAAGGAGCTATCGATTGGCAAAAACCAATCTCCTGCCATTTGTACCCCATTAGAATTACAGAATACTCTACTTTTACAGCGTTCAATTATCATGAGTGGAAGATATGCAGCGATGCCTGTACTTTAGGAAAAGAACTTAAAGTACCTGTGTATAAGTTTCTAAAAACACCTTTAATCAGAAAGTATGGAGAAGGTTTTTACCAAACATTAACGGAAGCTGCGGAAGAATACGAACGAGCTTTTGGAAATCGTGAGTAG
- a CDS encoding membrane protein, with amino-acid sequence MNNKYIKLVVAALMIAFGVYLMFNRNIGWGIVMVLLSSLPIILFFKNEFILLAFWQLRKQNFPKAAQWLASIKNYKSQLHRSQYGYYHYLQGLTLAQDEPRKVEPLMKKALEYGLNMKHDRAMATLNLAAGAMQRGRKQEAQRLLEEAKRLDSSGMMTEHIKTMKDQLKMPTMQKHMHNPNMRQRGKFF; translated from the coding sequence ATGAATAATAAGTATATTAAACTTGTGGTAGCTGCCCTTATGATAGCTTTTGGTGTTTATTTGATGTTTAATAGAAATATAGGTTGGGGCATTGTGATGGTGTTATTATCCTCGTTGCCTATTATATTATTCTTCAAAAATGAGTTTATCCTTCTTGCGTTTTGGCAGTTAAGAAAGCAGAACTTCCCTAAAGCCGCACAATGGTTAGCTTCTATAAAGAATTATAAAAGTCAGTTGCACCGTTCACAATACGGTTATTATCATTACTTACAAGGGCTTACTCTAGCTCAAGATGAGCCTAGAAAGGTAGAACCTCTAATGAAAAAGGCTTTGGAATACGGTCTGAATATGAAACACGACCGTGCAATGGCAACCCTTAATTTAGCGGCAGGAGCAATGCAAAGAGGACGCAAACAAGAGGCACAAAGACTTCTAGAAGAAGCGAAAAGGCTAGATAGTTCGGGTATGATGACTGAGCATATTAAAACAATGAAAGACCAACTTAAAATGCCTACTATGCAGAAACATATGCATAACCCAAATATGAGACAAAGAGGTAAATTCTTTTAA
- a CDS encoding ribonuclease domain-containing protein — MKYLNNKWIFLVLGLLAGTLIGVKCFQKSSPDTLNNVTSEVSTSVSSQENTQQDIETLTEENTVITYIKEHHELPAYYITKSEAKKSGWTPSSGNLCEVLPGKAIGGDKFRNRENQLPRGDHYYEADINYQCGRRNADRLVFTKDGKVWITKDHYKTFQEK, encoded by the coding sequence ATGAAATACCTTAATAATAAATGGATTTTCCTAGTTTTAGGACTATTAGCAGGGACTTTAATAGGAGTTAAATGCTTTCAGAAATCTAGCCCTGATACTTTAAATAATGTTACCTCAGAGGTTAGCACAAGTGTGTCTTCTCAAGAAAACACTCAGCAAGATATTGAAACTCTTACAGAAGAAAACACCGTAATTACTTATATAAAAGAACATCACGAACTTCCAGCATACTACATTACCAAAAGTGAAGCTAAAAAATCAGGGTGGACCCCTTCCTCTGGTAATCTTTGCGAAGTGCTACCTGGGAAAGCTATTGGTGGAGATAAATTCCGAAACAGAGAAAATCAGCTTCCTAGAGGAGACCATTACTACGAAGCGGACATTAACTATCAATGTGGCAGAAGAAATGCAGACAGGCTTGTCTTTACAAAAGATGGTAAAGTATGGATTACCAAAGACCATTACAAAACCTTTCAAGAGAAATAA
- a CDS encoding porin encodes MKYLFWLCLFALPLVAKSQKTKVSDTIILLKKDTVLSSKTVKQLHLEALPYYNFGKGVGITSPDSLFQFNIRFRMQNRLEADFNDNENTEYKAAIRRLRLRFDGYVGNPRFLYAIQLSFAPDDVGEIKEGSPLNIIRDAIVFYKATNKLMLGFGQTKLPGNRQRVNSSGALDLTDRSINNAMFNIDRDFGFQAIYNNTKANEFGYSLKTAITTGEGRNFNDKTDGLAYTGRVELYPLGAFKNNGEFFEGDLYREPTPKIYLGGTYHFNQRSNFSQGQRGKELLESRDLQSVLLDGMMKYNGWTATVAYMSRSTSNPLTHNADFSKVIPVAAGHGYDTQLSYIFPKNWEVIGRFSEMTPNKNIQNLIPKQNQLSFGITKYIWEHAFKAQVEVSKNNFLYIDGRKDNNWYARFQVEIGI; translated from the coding sequence ATGAAATATTTGTTTTGGCTATGCTTGTTTGCTCTACCTCTAGTAGCCAAGTCTCAAAAAACTAAGGTTTCGGATACCATTATTCTACTTAAAAAAGATACTGTTTTATCTTCTAAGACGGTTAAACAACTCCATTTGGAGGCTCTACCCTACTATAACTTTGGTAAAGGTGTAGGGATTACTTCTCCTGATAGTCTATTCCAATTTAATATTCGTTTTAGAATGCAGAACAGACTAGAAGCCGATTTTAATGACAATGAAAATACAGAATATAAGGCTGCCATTCGCCGTCTTCGTTTAAGGTTTGATGGGTATGTGGGTAATCCTAGGTTTTTGTATGCTATACAGCTTTCCTTTGCTCCTGATGATGTGGGCGAAATTAAAGAAGGGAGTCCGCTTAACATCATAAGAGATGCGATTGTATTTTATAAAGCTACCAATAAACTCATGCTTGGTTTCGGACAAACAAAACTCCCAGGGAACAGACAAAGGGTAAACTCATCGGGAGCATTAGACCTTACCGACCGTTCTATCAACAACGCTATGTTTAATATTGATAGGGATTTTGGTTTCCAAGCCATTTATAACAATACCAAAGCTAACGAGTTTGGGTACAGCTTAAAAACTGCCATAACTACTGGAGAAGGAAGAAACTTTAATGACAAAACCGACGGACTTGCCTACACTGGGAGAGTAGAACTCTACCCTCTAGGAGCTTTTAAAAACAATGGGGAGTTTTTTGAAGGCGATTTATACCGAGAGCCTACGCCTAAGATTTATCTAGGAGGTACTTATCACTTCAACCAAAGGTCTAATTTTTCGCAAGGACAAAGGGGTAAAGAGTTGTTGGAAAGTAGAGATTTGCAGTCTGTTCTTTTAGATGGTATGATGAAATACAATGGCTGGACAGCTACCGTTGCTTATATGAGCAGAAGCACCAGCAACCCTCTCACACATAATGCCGATTTTTCTAAAGTAATACCTGTGGCAGCAGGACACGGTTACGATACTCAACTGAGTTATATTTTCCCTAAGAATTGGGAAGTTATCGGGCGTTTCTCTGAAATGACACCTAATAAAAATATACAGAACTTGATACCAAAACAAAATCAACTTTCCTTTGGTATTACCAAGTATATTTGGGAACACGCCTTTAAAGCCCAAGTGGAAGTGAGTAAAAATAATTTCCTATACATAGATGGAAGAAAGGATAATAATTGGTACGCTAGATTTCAGGTAGAAATAGGAATTTAA
- a CDS encoding DNA-binding domain-containing protein, with product MNTLKAWLRPNLLTKDDPNDFVAVPLLGGSLGITEIIEALKKEGMEIQTETAVDIITRFNRKASELVLNGYSVNTGLVYMRPAIKGVFYDKTWDKEKHSVYVNVNQGLDLRKAVADTKVEILGEQSSPMSVFSITDKVTGKADGTLTKGKNAEIKGTYIKIDGDSPKNGIVFKNLDTQQEVKLSTEHIVLNEPSRLLILVPTDLEAGNYELSITTQYAKGGITTKEPRVGVLSSPVVIG from the coding sequence ATGAATACACTAAAAGCTTGGTTGCGTCCCAACCTACTCACGAAAGACGACCCTAACGATTTTGTAGCCGTGCCTCTCTTAGGTGGTAGCCTTGGCATTACAGAAATTATAGAAGCTCTTAAAAAAGAGGGTATGGAAATACAAACCGAAACGGCAGTAGATATTATCACTCGTTTTAACCGTAAAGCCTCAGAGCTAGTACTTAATGGTTATAGTGTAAATACAGGACTGGTGTATATGCGTCCTGCCATTAAGGGCGTATTTTACGACAAAACTTGGGATAAAGAGAAGCACTCCGTTTATGTGAATGTGAACCAAGGCTTAGACCTTAGAAAAGCGGTAGCAGACACTAAGGTAGAAATCCTAGGCGAACAATCCAGCCCTATGAGTGTGTTCAGCATTACCGACAAGGTTACAGGCAAAGCAGATGGCACACTTACCAAAGGCAAAAACGCTGAAATCAAAGGTACTTATATTAAAATAGATGGAGACAGTCCTAAAAACGGCATCGTCTTTAAAAACTTAGACACTCAGCAAGAAGTGAAGCTCTCAACAGAACATATTGTGCTTAATGAGCCGTCAAGGTTACTCATACTGGTTCCTACAGATTTAGAAGCGGGTAACTACGAGCTAAGCATTACCACACAATATGCTAAAGGTGGCATCACCACCAAAGAGCCTCGTGTGGGTGTACTTTCGTCGCCAGTGGTTATTGGCTAA
- a CDS encoding DMT family transporter — protein MNWIILIIAGLFEALFAFCLGKAKTSESTEAVWWYLGFLVALTTSMGLLIKATQTLPIGTAYAVWTGIGAVGTVLMGIFVFKEPATTLRLFFLVTLIGSIIGLKAVSS, from the coding sequence ATGAATTGGATTATTTTAATCATTGCAGGACTCTTTGAAGCCTTATTTGCATTTTGTTTAGGAAAAGCCAAAACTTCGGAAAGTACAGAAGCGGTTTGGTGGTATCTAGGCTTTTTAGTTGCCCTGACTACAAGTATGGGGTTACTCATTAAAGCCACCCAAACACTTCCCATAGGAACCGCCTACGCTGTATGGACAGGAATAGGAGCGGTAGGCACTGTACTGATGGGCATCTTTGTATTTAAAGAACCTGCCACCACACTAAGGCTCTTTTTCTTAGTCACTCTTATAGGCTCTATTATCGGGCTGAAAGCTGTATCAAGCTAA
- a CDS encoding PLP-dependent cysteine synthase family protein gives MATNVYDNILGLIGNTPLVRLNKITENIAATVYAKIESSNPGHSTKDRIALHIIEQAEKKGLLKPGATIVETTSGNTGFSIAMVSIIKGYKCILSVSDKTKPEKIAYLKALGATVYVCPANVPADDPRSYYEVAKRIAKETPNSIYINQYFNELNIDAHYTTTGPEIWEQTQGKITHLIACTGTGGTLSGSAKFLKEQNPDIKIIGVDADGSILKTYHETGAINKEDIHPYQIEGLGKNLIPTALRFDLIDEFVRVNDEQSAYRTREIAIKEGIMGGYTTGAVTQALMQYAEENPFKEDDLVVLIYPDHGSRYISKVYNDEWMESQGFTNNELHNYNKLFKTEHI, from the coding sequence ATGGCGACTAATGTTTATGATAATATTCTCGGTTTAATAGGAAATACTCCTCTTGTTAGATTAAATAAAATTACCGAAAATATAGCAGCTACAGTCTATGCGAAGATAGAGTCTTCTAACCCAGGGCACTCTACTAAAGATAGGATAGCTCTGCATATTATAGAACAAGCAGAAAAAAAAGGATTACTAAAACCAGGTGCTACTATTGTAGAGACCACCTCTGGTAACACAGGGTTCTCTATTGCCATGGTAAGCATTATCAAAGGGTACAAGTGCATCTTATCTGTAAGCGATAAAACCAAGCCTGAAAAAATAGCTTATCTAAAAGCATTAGGTGCTACTGTATATGTTTGCCCTGCGAATGTACCTGCGGACGACCCTCGCTCTTATTACGAAGTCGCTAAAAGAATTGCTAAAGAAACGCCTAACTCTATCTACATCAACCAATATTTTAACGAACTAAATATAGACGCCCACTACACCACTACTGGTCCTGAGATATGGGAACAGACCCAAGGGAAAATCACACACCTAATTGCGTGTACTGGTACTGGTGGAACACTTTCTGGCTCTGCTAAATTCCTTAAAGAGCAGAACCCTGACATTAAAATCATTGGAGTAGATGCAGATGGTTCTATACTTAAAACTTACCACGAAACAGGGGCTATCAACAAAGAGGATATTCACCCCTACCAAATAGAAGGATTGGGCAAAAATTTAATCCCAACTGCACTTAGGTTTGATTTAATAGACGAATTTGTAAGAGTGAACGATGAACAAAGTGCTTACCGCACAAGAGAAATTGCTATAAAAGAAGGCATTATGGGAGGCTACACTACAGGAGCCGTTACCCAAGCTCTTATGCAGTATGCAGAGGAGAATCCGTTTAAAGAAGATGATTTAGTGGTGCTTATCTACCCAGACCACGGTTCTAGATACATCAGCAAAGTCTATAATGATGAGTGGATGGAATCTCAAGGTTTTACCAATAACGAACTCCATAACTACAACAAGCTCTTTAAAACAGAGCATATATAA
- a CDS encoding ZIP family metal transporter: MIIILLILSVILGVLLGKFFGAKEKLAKNLLILSAGFLITICLNEVFPQVYHEQNHNIGIWIVLGVLLQMVLESFTKGFEHGHIHHHNEAKNILPVALMVGLFFHAFIEGIPLANETEVLSPYLTGILFHNLPISFVLGAYLFGKGSSKRYSWSIISIFALASPLGVLLGKYIPMEWQSYFLAIVGGIFLHISAVIIFESNKNHKMDWMKLLLVVSGILIALLGHLFHHH; encoded by the coding sequence ATGATTATTATTCTTCTCATTCTAAGTGTGATACTGGGGGTATTGTTAGGTAAGTTTTTTGGGGCTAAAGAGAAGCTAGCAAAGAATTTACTTATTCTAAGTGCGGGGTTTCTTATTACGATTTGTCTTAACGAAGTTTTTCCTCAGGTGTACCACGAACAGAATCATAATATAGGGATTTGGATTGTATTAGGAGTGCTATTACAGATGGTTTTAGAAAGTTTTACCAAAGGTTTTGAGCATGGGCATATCCACCATCACAATGAAGCTAAAAATATACTGCCTGTGGCACTTATGGTGGGTTTGTTTTTTCATGCTTTTATAGAAGGTATCCCTTTAGCTAACGAAACAGAGGTTTTGTCGCCCTATCTTACAGGTATTTTGTTTCATAACCTTCCTATTTCCTTTGTTTTGGGAGCGTATTTGTTTGGTAAAGGGTCATCAAAGCGTTATTCGTGGAGTATCATTAGCATTTTTGCTTTGGCTTCTCCTCTTGGAGTGCTTTTGGGAAAATATATCCCAATGGAATGGCAGTCTTATTTTCTAGCTATAGTGGGAGGGATATTTCTGCATATCTCCGCTGTAATTATATTTGAAAGCAATAAAAACCACAAAATGGATTGGATGAAGCTCTTGCTAGTAGTGTCAGGGATTCTGATTGCTTTGCTAGGGCATTTATTCCATCATCATTAA
- the kbl gene encoding glycine C-acetyltransferase, with protein MISKNYLEYLQTELQNIKNEGLYKNERIITSQQSAEIVANGKKLLNFCANNYLGLSNHPEVMKASQDAIASHGYGMSSVRFICGTQNIHKNLEAKISEFLGMEDTILYAACFDANGGVFEPLFTAEDAIISDELNHASIIDGVRLCKAARYRYKNNDMADLEAQLIEASKHNHRFKIIVTDGVFSMDGIVADLKGVCDLAEKYDALVMVDDSHATGFIGKTGRGTHEANEVMGRVDIITSTLGKALGGALGGFTSGKKEIIDMLRQRSRPYLFSNSLAPGIVGAATKVLEMISEDTSLRDKVMDNAQYFRTQMKAKGFDIPDGDAAIVPVMLYDAPLSQKMAEKLMDEGIYVIGFFYPVVPKGKARIRVQLSAAHTREHLDKAIAAFEKVGKELGVI; from the coding sequence ATGATTTCTAAAAATTATCTAGAGTATTTACAAACCGAACTTCAAAACATCAAAAACGAAGGTCTTTATAAAAACGAACGCATCATTACCTCTCAACAATCAGCTGAAATTGTAGCCAATGGTAAAAAACTACTTAATTTCTGTGCCAATAACTACCTCGGGCTATCCAACCACCCCGAAGTTATGAAAGCCTCACAAGATGCTATTGCTTCTCACGGTTACGGTATGTCTTCTGTGCGTTTTATATGTGGCACACAAAATATTCATAAAAACCTAGAGGCTAAAATATCTGAGTTTTTGGGCATGGAAGACACTATTCTCTATGCCGCTTGTTTTGATGCCAACGGTGGGGTTTTTGAACCACTATTTACAGCAGAAGATGCCATCATTTCTGATGAACTTAACCACGCTTCTATTATTGATGGAGTAAGACTTTGCAAAGCGGCAAGGTATCGTTATAAAAACAATGATATGGCAGATTTGGAAGCTCAGCTTATTGAAGCAAGTAAACACAACCACAGATTTAAAATCATTGTTACCGATGGAGTGTTCTCTATGGACGGTATCGTAGCCGACTTAAAAGGCGTTTGTGATTTAGCTGAAAAATACGATGCTCTAGTGATGGTGGACGACTCCCACGCCACAGGTTTTATCGGCAAAACAGGAAGAGGTACTCACGAAGCAAACGAAGTTATGGGAAGAGTGGACATCATTACTTCTACACTAGGGAAAGCACTAGGTGGAGCGTTGGGTGGCTTTACTTCTGGTAAAAAAGAAATTATAGATATGTTAAGACAGCGTTCTAGACCTTATCTGTTTTCTAACTCTTTAGCCCCTGGCATTGTAGGTGCGGCAACCAAAGTTCTAGAAATGATTTCCGAAGATACCAGCCTAAGAGATAAGGTAATGGATAACGCCCAATATTTTAGAACCCAAATGAAAGCCAAAGGTTTTGACATTCCTGATGGCGATGCCGCTATTGTACCTGTAATGCTTTATGATGCCCCACTATCACAAAAAATGGCAGAAAAACTTATGGACGAAGGCATCTATGTTATCGGGTTTTTCTACCCTGTGGTTCCGAAAGGCAAGGCTAGAATTAGAGTACAATTATCAGCCGCACACACAAGAGAACATTTAGATAAAGCTATAGCTGCCTTTGAAAAAGTAGGAAAAGAACTAGGGGTTATCTAA